ATTAAAAAAAATCCACAACTTTGGATGTggagttaaaaaaaattatgtgtacaaatttattaaaattataaaaatagtagatatgaatccatacctttaaaaatataatgggtccAATACTAAAATCGTAAAAGTTAATTAAACCTATAAAGTTTAACTCCTGAATCCGCCTCTCAACGCTTGACGCCCGGTCGCCCGCGTACAACTTTATCAAGAGATCAAACTACTCCCTCGGGAACTataattcttttttttcttttttttcttttgtactttAGTTTATTCATCCAAAAGGTTCAAAAACATAGATTTAAACGTTTTCTTGAGAAAACCACTGCTTCAAACTTTTTTAGAAGTAGGATAGCAGAACTCTATACTTTCTAGGATAGGACAATATTTAAATTTACGGGACTTAAGAAATGAAAATCGAGGAAGTCAAAGCAAGTATTCCAAGATCCTATGAGTGCATCAAATTAGTGGAGTATAAACATAGAATAAGCACTAGTTGTGTACTTTATTAATTACTTAATACAGGAAAAAGAAGTTGGAATTCTAAGTTAAGACAATACATTGACTACTAAGGGCCAATTTTTGTCTTTTGGGACAGTGATGGTCTGGGATCTAGGGTGTAAAAAGTTCACGTCCAAATGATGGTCCATCACATGGAATATTAATAATTGGGTCAATGCTAATCTTATTATATTCCTTAGTCCTCAAAACAACATAAGAGTGCCAAAAAACAATCGATATAAACCCTAATTATAGACTCAAACATGACCTGCACATGCCCTGCTCAATCCCTTCCATAATTTCCATTAGGTCTCAGAAGTCTATTTTTCGTCTCGAAACACAAAAAAAATTACGGGGATTCAGTCCCAAATAAAAAAATGGTGAATTAGTTAGTTTATCGTTTACTTACATAATTTATTTTATACTATCCTATCAACTAAATAATAATTACAAGTGACCATTCATAATAAATGAGATTAGTAATCTAAAAAATAAAGACAGATTTATTACTACCGTAAAGTGAAAACAAAAAGAAAtggtaattaattttattttggtTAATATATATACTCCATCTCCTCCCATCCCAATACCTTGGCCTTCTCTATCAGAGTGCATTAGAAATGGTTAATTATGAGACCACGAAAGCACGCTCAATAATGATGTCTTCTGTAAAATTGGCATTGCTTGAAAGGGACTGTCTATATTTGAGTTCAATTTCAACCACAGCAAAGTAAAAACGCATGATTAAGTTTAATAACtgcctcaaaaagaaaaagacatCGTCCTTCATTTCTACTTCTAATTGCATAATTATGTTATGAAATTCTGTGTTCATTCTTTTCTTTCTTATCCACTTTCTTTAAGTATTTAAAACCAACTGAAAATTAAATTCTACACACCAACTTGTACACTTCTGCCTGTCCACCTTCTTCCACCTTAATATTCTTAGAATACAAACTCATCTACTGTTCTACGTCTACCTTAACCTAGGAAGCCATATTTTTTTCTAAATAGCTTCCTATTATAAAGCTTTTCTTCTAGGCATAGAGCTTCTAGCTTGGCAGCAATGGCTTCAAATCAAAGAGAAAGGTGAGCTGAATTATGAAACTTGAAGCAATAACTTACTGGGAATTCATGTTTTAAGTTTAATTCTGTTAGCTTCATTTTCTTttgattaatttttattatgCAACTATACTTAAACTTCAAGGTAGGACAAACTGATCAAAGAAAGTTTGAGTGGCTTTGCGTCTGAAGTAGACTTCAAGTTTGGTCATTAATGCTAATATAGAGGGTTAGCCAAGGTTTCTTAGGGAATATTCTGGACCTCAGACTTTAGCTTAATTAGTTTATATCCGTTTAGTTTTAATTATGCTTGCGGAGTAACAGTTATAAACTTTCTTCATGATCTACCTAAGACTAGCAAGCTGGCTTTTATCAGTTTATGTGAAAACTGGACATAACCTTATAAGTTACTCATAATTAATAGGAAGAATTTTCTAATGCAGTTTAGAATTAAGCTGTATTAAGAAGCTTTACTCCTTATTAAGGTGGATAACCATGCATTTACTAAAGGATATTCTTTGAACTGACATCAAGTTTGCGACCTATTACATTTATTTGAATCAATATCATATGACGACTAGCAAAATACTTTTGTTATCGGACCTCCTAAGAACTTTCTCATCTAGAGGTTcagttatatatatatcataCTTAAGTGTGTAACCATCTCATTTAAAGGTTAAATTATTTGACATAATAtacctttatttatttaatttgtctTCAATACACATTCCTTTTTTGAAAAATGGGCGACAGTGAGACTCGAACAGCGGACCTCACGCTTCTCTTTGAGTTGAAATCGACAATAGATTTATGCTGTTAGATTTTCAACTTTGAATCTTGAAATCAGATGTAAAGAGAACTGAGGGAACATTATATTAAGCTTCTTTCTCCCAAGTGGATTTCTAGGGGTATAGACCTAGTACACTCCTTATAGGAGTACAACTTTGTCTTTTTGCATTTAGTTTAATGTATTTCAACCTTCATGCTAAAAGCATTATGAAAAAGCTTAATGATATTACAACCTTCTGTGCACCTAGTTTGATCAGCTTATAGAAACCTTTTGCAGTTAAAGAGAGAGCAgagacttttttatttttatttgaagccATCACCTTCAGGCTAGAGCCTTTGGTTTGGGGGTTAGGCAAGACCCCTACCATGTCTATATATAAGCAAAATAGTACAAAGTAGAGGGAGACATGGACCTTACCTCTACAACCAAAAGTGACTTAGAATTATTACTTAGAAATGTCATCAGGATCAatttcttctttggattagacTAAACGGGAGGTTCTCATTGTCAGCTTAGTATTTCCCAACAAATTCTTTAGTTCCATCAGCTGGAGATGTTCATCTAAATTTTTGCGGTTGTGGTGGAAAAAGATGCATTGTTAACCTTTcaatccaacaacaacaagaacaacataCACAGTGCGGTCTCACAATTGAGGAGCTTACTCAGACCGTACTCCTACCTTGTGAAGATAGATAGGCTTTTTTCGATAAACCTTTGGCTCATGTATATATATCACACAAAGATTTTTCGAGATCACTCAATTTCATAAGTAGAACAATGTGGCCCCTTTAGAGACATCGATAAAATTGGAAAGATACAAAAACTATTATCATAACTTGTGTACAAGAATGATACACCAAATCAAGAATGGTCCAAACTAATCTTTTTTGTAAAAAAGAAAGTACGTAGTAGAGCAATATGAGTGCTGCACTAATGAAAATACATTATCCAACATCCCAGAAATGCCAGAAGATCAGGGACAGCTTACTTTTGTCTTCAGAATACAAATTTATATACGTATTAGAAAGTCCTctttagtttttttttccttttaaatactGGTTGCCTCGTATAGAACATACAAACTTTTAGCAGGATGCCGACCATTAATACATCACATTTAATTTGAGTTTTATTATGTACAGAAACTGAGGCAATTAAGAATATTAAGTCCAAGCATCATATATTTTCTATGATTTAGCATATACTTATAGAGTGACATTACTTCCAGAGATCAACTTGGGAACTTGAGGCAAGTTCTGAAGCCATTTCTTGACTCTTAAAATCATTTTGAAGCTGCAGATTCATTTGTTCAGAAGCTGGAGAGCTAGAGCAAGCAACAGCAGATGTCTCCATTTTGCTGCAGCCATCTTCTTGACTTAATTGAGATGCAACAAACTTATCGAGTACTCGCCAATCGGTCACTTGATCCACTGCTTGATGATCATAGTTGTTATTAGGGTTATAAATTGAGTTGGGCAGTACCATTTGATTCAAATTGCTTCCATAAGATTGAGGTACTTTGGGTGACTCTAATTGAGGAAGTTGGAGAAATGCATCATTAGGAGGCTGCTGCATATTATTGGTGTAAGCTAAGTGAGGATTGTGGTATGCAGTTGCAGAATATGGATTTGGAAAACGACGTGGAGAGTCGAAATCTGGCATGAAATTAGAAACTTGGTCATCGTTATACCAACATAGTGACTCGTGCTCTCCTTCTCTCCTCATTGTTGTTGCTAATTTTTTCTTGAATACTCTACACACTGCCCAACCTTCTTCCTGCAGGTGAAATATCATCGATAGCATAATGTTAGGATATAGAGTTTATGTTCTGCACACTAACAATGTAAGTAAATTTTACACTATATATTAGGGTTCAGTTGATTATAACAACAGGTAATTCTCCATATTAAGCATGATACGGTAAcctaaaaattaaattaataaccTATTATTATAACCTGTTAAATTATCCTAAAAGTGTACAGATTTCTTATATAATTTAAGCTCTAGAGATAATAATTTCCTTTTTGATAATAGTAGCATTATGTTCTTATGGTTCTTGAGACATTAGTTATAAATGCATTCCGAGCAAAATTGGGAAGGGAATGATTGTTAGAAGCATCTTAACTATTTGACTGCCTAAAAAATCTGAAGACCGATTCTAGTCAAGGAAAGCACAAAACTTAATTATAATGATCTCCTTTAATCAATTGAAGAAAAT
The DNA window shown above is from Nicotiana tomentosiformis chromosome 8, ASM39032v3, whole genome shotgun sequence and carries:
- the LOC104121625 gene encoding NAC domain-containing protein 7 isoform X1, giving the protein MNSFTHVPPGFRFHPTDEELVDYYLRKKIASKRIDLDVIKEIDLYKIEPWDLQELCKIGTEEQSDWYFFSHKDKKYPTGTRTNRATKAGFWKATGRDKAIYRKHILIGMRKTLVFYKGRAPNGQKSDWIMHEYRLETNENGTTQEEGWAVCRVFKKKLATTMRREGEHESLCWYNDDQVSNFMPDFDSPRRFPNPYSATAYHNPHLAYTNNMQQPPNDAFLQLPQLESPKVPQSYGSNLNQMVLPNSIYNPNNNYDHQAVDQVTDWRVLDKFVASQLSQEDGCSKMETSAVACSSSPASEQMNLQLQNDFKSQEMASELASSSQVDLWK
- the LOC104121625 gene encoding NAC domain-containing protein 7 isoform X2 — translated: MNSFTHVPPGFRFHPTDEELVDYYLRKKIASKRIDLDVIKEIDLYKIEPWDLQELCKIGTEEQSDWYFFSHKDKKYPTGTRTNRATKAGFWKATGRDKAIYRKHILIGMRKTLVFYKGRAPNGQKSDWIMHEYRLETNENGTTQAKGWAVCRVFKKKLATTMRREGEHESLCWYNDDQVSNFMPDFDSPRRFPNPYSATAYHNPHLAYTNNMQQPPNDAFLQLPQLESPKVPQSYGSNLNQMVLPNSIYNPNNNYDHQAVDQVTDWRVLDKFVASQLSQEDGCSKMETSAVACSSSPASEQMNLQLQNDFKSQEMASELASSSQVDLWK